The following are encoded together in the Pedobacter steynii genome:
- a CDS encoding acyl-CoA dehydrogenase family protein has protein sequence MANIFSSLKNAYTLFKSVDFQKLEALSKKVDLPKIVNSVSNLDETQLQGLMKMMDGPHKKRELPPIEGDFYHLGDEALSEEDRALQLKVRAFLEKEVKPVVNKYWLKAEFPFELIPGIAALNICGLTYEGYGCPNKSNLMEGILAMEMARVDTSMSTFFGVQSGLAMGSIYLLGSEAQKQQWLPDMQQMKTIGAFGLTEPEVGSGVAGGLTTTAKRIGSKWILNGQKKWIGNSTFSDVTIIWARDLDDQEVKGFLVRKGTTGFVVEKMEDKMALRIVQNGLITLTNCEVDEEDRLQNANSFKDTAKVLKMTRAGVAWQAVGCARGAYESALHYTRTRKQFGKPIASFQLIQNHLVEMLSNLTAMQTLCFRLSQLQDQNLLTDEHASLAKVFCSMRTRDVVSRAREVMGGNGILLEYDVARFVADAEAIYSYEGTKEINTLIVGRAITGFSAFV, from the coding sequence ATGGCCAATATCTTTTCTTCCCTAAAAAATGCATATACTCTTTTTAAAAGTGTAGATTTTCAGAAACTGGAAGCACTTTCTAAAAAGGTAGACCTGCCGAAAATTGTAAATTCCGTATCGAATCTTGATGAGACTCAGTTACAGGGACTGATGAAAATGATGGACGGTCCTCATAAAAAAAGAGAACTTCCTCCGATAGAAGGGGATTTTTATCATCTCGGTGATGAAGCGCTGAGTGAGGAAGACCGTGCCTTACAATTAAAGGTCAGGGCATTTCTGGAAAAAGAAGTGAAACCGGTAGTGAATAAATACTGGCTGAAAGCGGAATTCCCTTTTGAACTCATTCCGGGTATAGCAGCGCTCAATATCTGTGGCCTTACTTACGAAGGTTATGGCTGCCCCAATAAGTCAAACCTGATGGAAGGTATACTGGCCATGGAAATGGCGAGGGTGGATACCTCAATGTCTACTTTTTTTGGCGTGCAAAGTGGATTGGCCATGGGCTCTATCTATCTCCTGGGATCAGAAGCACAAAAACAGCAGTGGTTGCCTGATATGCAGCAAATGAAAACAATTGGCGCATTTGGCCTGACAGAACCAGAAGTGGGTTCAGGAGTAGCGGGAGGATTAACCACTACGGCAAAACGTATTGGCAGTAAATGGATACTGAACGGGCAGAAAAAGTGGATTGGAAACTCCACCTTTTCGGACGTCACCATCATCTGGGCGAGGGATCTGGATGACCAGGAAGTGAAAGGATTTCTGGTGCGTAAGGGGACAACAGGTTTTGTGGTAGAGAAGATGGAGGATAAAATGGCCTTGCGTATTGTGCAGAATGGATTGATTACTCTGACCAATTGTGAGGTGGATGAAGAAGACCGGTTACAAAATGCCAATTCTTTCAAAGATACAGCCAAAGTGCTCAAGATGACCAGGGCAGGAGTGGCCTGGCAGGCCGTAGGTTGCGCCAGAGGAGCTTATGAGAGCGCGTTGCACTATACGCGTACCAGAAAACAATTCGGAAAGCCTATTGCTTCTTTCCAGCTCATTCAAAACCACCTTGTTGAAATGCTGTCTAACCTCACTGCCATGCAAACACTGTGCTTTCGCTTATCCCAGTTACAGGACCAGAACCTGCTTACAGATGAACATGCTTCGCTGGCAAAAGTATTCTGTTCTATGCGCACCAGAGATGTGGTAAGCAGGGCAAGGGAAGTAATGGGCGGAAATGGGATTTTGCTGGAATATGATGTAGCCCGCTTTGTAGCAGATGCGGAAGCTATTTATTCTTATGAAGGAACTAAAGAGATCAATACCCTGATTGTAGGCAGGGCCATCACGGGCTTTTCTGCCTTTGTGTAA
- the bshB1 gene encoding bacillithiol biosynthesis deacetylase BshB1 yields MKLDILVLAVHPDDAELGCSGTIAKHIAMGKKVGIVDFTRGELGTRGSAEIRDEEAADSAKILGLHARENLRFKDGFFANDEAHKLEVIRMIRKYQPEIVLSNALDDRHPDHGRAGDLANDACFLSGLSKISTSLDGQAQEAWRPRLVLQYIQDRYIEPDIIIDITPYIQTKIDSIKAFRTQFFNPDHEEAETYISSPEFFDSVIGRAREFGKSIGATYGEGFTCRKLLGVNDLFNLS; encoded by the coding sequence ATGAAGTTAGATATATTAGTCCTTGCCGTTCATCCGGACGATGCAGAATTAGGATGTTCCGGAACTATTGCCAAACATATTGCAATGGGGAAAAAAGTAGGAATTGTTGATTTTACCAGAGGAGAATTAGGAACCCGTGGTTCTGCAGAAATCAGGGATGAAGAAGCTGCAGATTCTGCAAAAATATTAGGACTCCATGCCCGGGAAAATCTGCGCTTTAAAGATGGATTCTTTGCGAATGATGAAGCACATAAGCTGGAAGTGATCAGAATGATCCGCAAGTATCAACCGGAAATTGTCCTTAGCAACGCCCTGGATGATCGTCATCCGGATCATGGACGGGCAGGTGACCTGGCTAATGATGCTTGTTTTTTATCGGGCCTGTCTAAAATCTCTACCAGTCTCGATGGACAGGCGCAGGAGGCCTGGAGGCCGCGTCTGGTACTTCAATACATTCAGGATCGTTATATTGAACCCGATATCATCATAGACATTACTCCTTACATCCAAACCAAAATAGACTCGATCAAAGCCTTCAGAACGCAGTTTTTTAACCCGGATCATGAAGAAGCCGAAACCTATATCTCCTCACCTGAATTTTTTGATAGTGTAATCGGTCGTGCCCGGGAATTCGGAAAATCTATAGGAGCAACGTATGGTGAAGGATTTACCTGTCGTAAACTATTGGGCGTAAATGATCTTTTTAACCTGAGTTAG
- a CDS encoding glutathione peroxidase, which translates to MSDNSKSVHQFKVKLINGTEKKLSDFKNKNLLIVNIASACGFAPQLKELQELREELKNEDFEVLAFPSNDFGRQEPLEGEEIHSFCELNYGVQFPVFEKIMVRGEHAHPLFKFLADKKLNGKLTSTPRWNFHKYLVNKKGEVVDYFFPFTKPLSSKVKKKIQRLG; encoded by the coding sequence ATGTCTGATAACTCGAAAAGTGTGCACCAGTTTAAGGTAAAATTGATCAATGGAACAGAAAAGAAACTTTCTGACTTTAAAAACAAAAACTTATTAATTGTAAACATCGCTTCTGCATGTGGCTTTGCTCCTCAGTTAAAGGAGTTGCAGGAGCTAAGGGAAGAGCTTAAAAATGAAGATTTTGAAGTGCTTGCTTTTCCATCCAATGATTTCGGCAGACAGGAGCCGCTGGAGGGCGAAGAGATTCATTCTTTTTGCGAATTGAATTATGGCGTTCAGTTTCCCGTTTTTGAGAAAATTATGGTCAGAGGTGAGCATGCACACCCGCTGTTTAAGTTTTTGGCCGATAAGAAGCTCAACGGCAAACTGACTTCCACTCCAAGGTGGAACTTCCATAAATACCTGGTGAATAAAAAAGGAGAAGTAGTAGATTATTTCTTCCCTTTCACCAAACCTTTGTCTTCCAAAGTGAAGAAAAAAATACAACGTCTGGGCTAG
- a CDS encoding DUF4294 domain-containing protein — MKFYRLFFLSIVIITGASAKAQQSPVKVKFPVLGKNDTIRVASTNEDGEMIPWIPLNEVVIYGYRIFKSPEERAAYNRLRYNVMKVMPYALYAKRRYEQLEKDLALAEDKKLQKKLVKQCDKEIKDMFNREIKELTISQGQILTKLIDRELGRTTYEIVKETKGGITAFLYQSVARVVGHNLKSKYNPSEERDIESIILSSGFYQ, encoded by the coding sequence ATGAAATTTTACAGGTTATTTTTTCTGTCAATTGTCATTATTACAGGTGCTTCTGCCAAAGCGCAGCAAAGCCCTGTGAAAGTGAAATTTCCCGTTCTGGGAAAGAATGACACGATTCGGGTAGCCTCTACCAATGAAGATGGAGAAATGATCCCCTGGATCCCGCTAAATGAAGTGGTGATTTACGGTTATAGAATATTCAAAAGCCCTGAGGAGCGCGCAGCCTATAATCGCTTGCGTTACAATGTCATGAAAGTGATGCCTTATGCCTTATATGCAAAAAGAAGGTATGAACAGCTGGAGAAGGACCTGGCATTAGCCGAGGACAAAAAGCTACAAAAGAAATTGGTTAAACAGTGTGATAAGGAAATCAAAGACATGTTTAACCGCGAAATCAAAGAGCTCACCATTTCCCAGGGCCAGATCTTAACCAAACTGATCGACCGGGAGCTGGGGAGGACTACCTACGAAATTGTTAAGGAAACCAAAGGTGGAATCACCGCATTTTTATATCAATCTGTGGCCAGAGTTGTAGGCCACAATCTCAAAAGTAAATACAACCCATCGGAAGAAAGGGACATTGAGTCCATCATTCTTTCTTCCGGGTTTTACCAATAA
- a CDS encoding RelA/SpoT family protein: MKNTLVIDLEAEKQEILKRYRALLRACKPTLQRGDKKEIRKAFDMALESHKNMRRKSGEPYIYHPIAVAQIAAEEIGLGTTSIVCALLHDVVEDTDITLEDIEREFGKKTAKIIDGLTKISGVFDYNSSLQAENFRKMLLTLADDVRVILIKLADRLHNMRTMDFMPRQKQLKIASETIYLYAPLAHRLGLYAIKSELEDLSMKYLEPDTYKYIATQLNEKKAERTLFIKRFVEPINEILAEQGLTADIYGRPKSIHSIWNKMKSKNIPFDEVYDLFAIRIILDSNPENEKADCWKAYSIVTDLYRPNPDRLRDWVSSPKGNGYESLHTTVMGPKGQWVEVQIRTQRMNEIAEKGFAAHWKYKESSNDNGLDQWIMKVREMLNNPEANALDFLDDFKMNLFSDEIFIFTPKGALLQLPLGATALDFAFEIHTDVGAKCIGAKVNHKLVPLSYKLQNGDQVEIITSSKQTPKEDWLNTVVTAKAKSKIKSSLKEEKRKIAEQGKETLERKLKSLKITYNTDNLNKLTYFFKLPSTQELFIGVANGKIELKDLKDYLASEKEIENRGSSEKSDNQKIEALLSRVKGPESDILLIGEDLQKIDYTLAACCNPIPGDDVFGFVTVNEGIKIHRTNCPNAAQLMANYGYRVVKAKWNRQQELTFLTGLHIIGIDDVGLINNITKVISGDFKVNMRSITVDTDNGIFDGSIMIFVNDKEHLDNLIKNLLEVKGVTGVTRFDA; the protein is encoded by the coding sequence ATGAAGAACACATTAGTGATTGATTTAGAAGCAGAGAAGCAAGAGATATTAAAGCGATACCGTGCGCTTTTGCGTGCCTGTAAGCCAACACTTCAAAGGGGGGATAAAAAAGAAATCCGGAAAGCATTTGACATGGCCCTGGAAAGCCATAAAAATATGCGTAGAAAATCAGGAGAGCCTTATATCTACCACCCTATTGCTGTTGCACAGATTGCCGCGGAAGAAATCGGACTGGGAACCACTTCGATAGTATGTGCTTTACTACATGATGTGGTAGAAGATACTGACATCACATTAGAGGATATTGAGCGGGAGTTTGGAAAAAAAACGGCAAAGATCATTGATGGCCTGACGAAAATATCCGGTGTTTTTGACTATAACAGTTCTTTACAGGCAGAAAATTTCCGGAAGATGCTGCTGACGCTGGCAGACGATGTACGGGTGATCCTGATCAAGCTGGCAGACCGGTTACACAATATGCGGACGATGGACTTTATGCCGAGGCAAAAGCAATTAAAAATTGCTTCGGAAACCATTTATCTGTACGCTCCCCTGGCCCACCGCCTGGGCTTATATGCGATTAAATCTGAGCTGGAAGACCTTTCCATGAAATATCTGGAACCAGACACCTATAAATACATTGCGACTCAGCTGAATGAGAAAAAAGCTGAACGGACCTTATTCATTAAGAGATTCGTGGAGCCGATCAACGAGATTCTGGCAGAACAGGGATTAACGGCCGATATTTACGGGCGTCCAAAATCCATCCACTCGATTTGGAACAAAATGAAGAGTAAGAATATTCCTTTTGATGAGGTTTATGATCTTTTTGCCATCAGGATTATTCTGGATAGCAATCCGGAAAACGAAAAAGCGGATTGCTGGAAGGCCTATTCTATTGTAACGGATCTCTACCGTCCAAATCCTGACCGCCTGCGGGATTGGGTTTCCTCTCCTAAAGGGAATGGCTATGAATCCCTGCACACCACGGTAATGGGCCCTAAAGGACAGTGGGTAGAAGTTCAGATCCGGACCCAGAGAATGAATGAAATTGCGGAGAAGGGTTTTGCTGCACATTGGAAATATAAAGAATCTAGCAATGATAATGGTCTGGACCAATGGATCATGAAAGTGAGAGAGATGCTAAACAATCCTGAAGCTAACGCCCTGGACTTCCTGGATGATTTTAAAATGAATCTCTTCTCAGATGAAATCTTCATTTTTACGCCGAAAGGCGCTTTGCTCCAATTGCCATTGGGAGCGACCGCATTAGACTTTGCTTTTGAGATCCATACTGATGTAGGTGCCAAATGTATTGGCGCGAAGGTGAACCACAAGCTCGTTCCGCTCTCCTACAAATTACAAAACGGAGATCAGGTAGAAATCATCACCTCCAGTAAACAGACACCTAAGGAAGACTGGCTGAATACGGTGGTGACCGCAAAGGCTAAGTCTAAGATCAAATCATCTTTAAAAGAAGAGAAAAGGAAAATAGCTGAACAGGGAAAAGAAACCCTGGAACGCAAGCTGAAATCATTAAAAATTACCTACAATACAGATAACCTGAATAAGCTGACCTATTTCTTTAAACTGCCCTCTACACAGGAATTGTTTATCGGAGTTGCAAACGGCAAGATCGAACTGAAAGACCTGAAAGATTATCTGGCAAGTGAGAAAGAGATAGAAAACAGAGGTTCATCTGAAAAGAGCGACAATCAAAAGATTGAAGCGCTGTTGAGCAGGGTTAAAGGCCCTGAATCTGACATTTTACTAATCGGCGAAGATCTGCAAAAGATCGATTATACCCTCGCAGCCTGCTGTAACCCTATTCCCGGGGATGATGTATTTGGTTTTGTAACAGTTAATGAAGGAATCAAGATTCACCGTACCAACTGTCCCAATGCGGCACAACTGATGGCCAACTATGGTTACCGGGTGGTGAAAGCAAAATGGAACCGTCAGCAGGAACTCACATTCCTGACCGGACTGCACATTATCGGAATTGATGATGTAGGTTTGATCAATAACATTACCAAAGTAATTTCGGGAGATTTCAAGGTAAATATGCGTTCTATTACTGTCGACACAGATAATGGTATTTTTGACGGGTCAATTATGATCTTTGTAAATGATAAAGAGCACTTAGACAACCTGATCAAAAATCTGCTGGAAGTAAAAGGAGTAACAGGTGTCACCCGTTTTGATGCCTAA
- a CDS encoding Fur family transcriptional regulator, which translates to MSTNHNSELVRKIFEAYLENKSLRKTPERFAILEEIYSRDDHFDVETLYIHMKNQKYRVSRATVYNTLELLVSCDLVTKHQFGKNMAQFEKSYGYHQHDHVICIDCGKVVEFCDPRIHQIQSMIGELLKFDIKHHSLNLYGSCFDCSAKHAMNNQTADIKHAS; encoded by the coding sequence ATGTCTACAAACCACAACAGCGAGTTAGTAAGAAAAATATTCGAAGCTTATCTCGAAAATAAAAGTCTGAGAAAAACACCGGAACGTTTTGCCATCTTAGAAGAAATCTATTCCAGAGATGACCATTTCGATGTAGAGACCCTCTATATCCACATGAAAAATCAAAAGTATCGGGTAAGCAGGGCTACTGTGTACAATACTTTAGAGTTATTGGTATCATGTGATTTGGTGACCAAACATCAGTTTGGTAAAAACATGGCTCAGTTTGAAAAATCATATGGCTATCATCAGCATGACCATGTCATCTGCATTGACTGCGGTAAGGTAGTAGAATTCTGCGATCCCCGTATCCACCAGATTCAAAGTATGATTGGGGAACTGCTTAAATTTGACATCAAGCATCACTCTCTGAATCTATATGGCAGCTGTTTTGATTGTTCTGCAAAGCATGCGATGAACAACCAGACTGCCGATATTAAACATGCAAGTTAA
- a CDS encoding adenylosuccinate synthase, translating to MTQVDVLLGLQWGDEGKGKIVDVLSPQYDLIARFQGGPNAGHTLEFDGKKFVLNTIPSGIFNEKTMNLIGNGVVIDPIILKRELDNLKAAGHDPVAKGKLVIARKAHLILPSHQVLDAANEHKMGKDKIGSTLKGIGPTYMDKTGRNGLRVGDTTLPDFKDRYNKLVEKHKEILAHYDFEYDLTEKEAAFFEAIEFIKSIPHVDSEHYVNGFLKEGKTVLAEGAQGTLLDVDFGSYPFVTSSNTTTAGACTGLGIAPNKVGHVYGIFKAYCTRVGGGPFPTELDNEIGENLRQVGHEFGATTGRARRCGWIDLPALKYAIMLNGVTELIMMKADVLDGFDTIYACTHYEHNGETIDYMPYDIISVKPTPVLKAIEGWKTDVTKVNKVAEIPAKLADYIAFLEKELEVPVKYLSVGPDRVQTLELN from the coding sequence ATGACGCAAGTAGACGTGCTTCTGGGCCTGCAATGGGGCGATGAAGGCAAGGGAAAAATTGTTGATGTTCTAAGTCCGCAATATGATTTGATAGCTCGTTTTCAAGGCGGTCCGAATGCTGGACATACGTTAGAGTTTGATGGCAAAAAGTTCGTTTTAAATACCATACCATCAGGTATTTTTAACGAGAAAACAATGAACTTAATCGGTAATGGTGTGGTTATTGACCCGATCATTCTGAAAAGAGAGTTAGACAACCTTAAAGCAGCCGGCCATGATCCTGTAGCAAAAGGGAAACTGGTAATTGCCCGTAAAGCACATTTAATTCTGCCAAGCCACCAGGTTCTGGATGCGGCGAATGAACACAAAATGGGCAAGGATAAAATCGGTTCTACGTTAAAAGGAATTGGTCCGACTTATATGGACAAAACCGGACGTAATGGATTAAGAGTTGGTGACACTACCCTTCCTGACTTCAAAGACCGTTACAACAAACTGGTAGAGAAACACAAAGAGATTCTTGCTCATTATGATTTTGAATATGATCTGACAGAGAAAGAAGCTGCGTTTTTTGAAGCTATCGAGTTCATTAAAAGCATTCCTCATGTAGATAGTGAGCACTATGTAAATGGTTTCCTTAAAGAAGGAAAAACAGTATTGGCAGAAGGTGCACAGGGAACACTTCTGGATGTAGATTTCGGATCTTATCCATTTGTAACTTCTTCTAACACGACTACCGCCGGTGCTTGTACCGGTTTAGGTATTGCACCTAATAAAGTAGGCCATGTATATGGTATTTTCAAAGCTTATTGTACCCGTGTTGGTGGTGGTCCTTTTCCTACTGAACTGGACAATGAGATCGGAGAGAACCTTCGTCAGGTTGGTCACGAATTCGGTGCAACTACCGGCCGTGCCCGTCGTTGCGGATGGATTGATCTTCCGGCTTTAAAATATGCGATTATGTTGAATGGTGTTACTGAGCTGATCATGATGAAAGCTGATGTACTGGATGGTTTTGATACCATCTACGCATGTACTCATTATGAACACAATGGTGAGACCATTGATTACATGCCATATGACATCATTTCTGTAAAACCTACTCCGGTATTAAAAGCCATTGAAGGTTGGAAAACAGATGTAACCAAAGTAAATAAAGTAGCAGAAATTCCTGCGAAACTTGCAGACTATATCGCTTTCCTGGAGAAGGAGTTAGAAGTTCCTGTAAAATATCTTTCAGTTGGACCTGACAGGGTTCAGACTTTGGAATTGAACTAA